Below is a window of Cryobacterium sp. PAMC25264 DNA.
GTTCACCTCGGTGTAGCCGATGCCGACCTTGTCGAGCTGGGTCTTCAGCCGCGAGCAGTAGCCGCACCAGGTGGTGGTGAACATCGTGATAGTTCCGGTCTGAGGCACAAAATCCATGCGTACAGCGTAACCGAGGTTTCCGAGAATCCGCGGGGCTCGGTCAGCCCTGGGGTGCTCGCTACGATTGAGGCCATGACCGACCTGCCCGAGGTGTGCGTGTGCTACCTCACCCGCCTGTCCGACTCCGGAGCCCCGCAGGTGCTGCTGGGCCGCAAGAAGAAAGGCCTGGGCCTGGGCAACATCGTGGGTCTCGGCGGCAAACTCGAACCGGGAGAGTCCGCCCTGGATGCCGCCGTGCGTGAGGTCGAGGAGGAATCCGGGCTGACCGTGTCGGCGGATGCGCTGACCGCGATGGGCGTACTCACCTACCTGTTTCCGTACAAGCCCGCCTGGAGCCAGCGGTCGAACGTCTTCGTCACCGACCGGTTCAGCGGCACACCACGCGAGTCGGACGAGCTGAACCCGGTCTGGTTCACCATCGCCGACCTGCCCGTCGACGAGATGTGGGACGACGCCAGGCACTGGCTGCCCGGCGTGTTGGCCGGAGTGAGCGTCGAGGCCACCTTCACGTTCGGTGAGGATCTCGCCACTGTCATCACGCGCGGCTGAACGGCAGAAGTACGGCTTCTGAACGGCTTCTGAACAGCTCCTGAATTGACCTGCCTGCCTCAGGCTGTCAGGATCAACGAGGCCCGGTTTCGAGCCAGCCAGTTCTCCTGGCGTGCCCGGGCCTCGGTCCAGCCGCGCTCGGGACGAATCACAAGGAAAGACGCCGGTGGATCTCACCCTTATCGTCGCGCTGGTCATCGCACTGGCCCTCATCTTCGACTTCACCAACGGGTTCCATGACACGGCTAACGCCATGGCCACACCGATCGCCACCGGGGCCATGAAGCCCAAGGTCGCCGTCGGCGTCGCCGCCGTGCTCAACCTCGTCGGTGCCTTCCTCTCCACCGAGGTGGCCAAGACCGTCTCCGGCGGCATCATCAAAGAAGGCGACGGCGGCATCCAGATCACCCCCGAGATGATCTTCGCGGGCCTCATCGGCGCCATCGTCTGGAACCTGATCACCTGGCTGCGCGGGCTCCCGTCCAGCTCGAGCCACGCCCTTTTCGGCGGCCTGATCGGCGCCACCATCATCGGCGTCGGCGCACAGGCCGTGGCCTACGACGTCGTGCTGGCCAAAGTCATCCTGCCGGCGCTCATCGCGCCGATCACCGTGGGCATCGTCGCGTTCATCGCCACCCGCCTCGCCTACGCCATCACCCGCCGCGACGTCGGCAAGCCCGACGGCCGCGGCGGCTTCCGCTACGCGCAGATCTTCTCTTCCTCGCTGGTGGCCCTCTCGCACGGCACCAACGACGCGCAGAAGACCATGGGAGTGATCACCCTCACCCTCATCGCGGGCGGCTACCAGGCCGTGGGCTCCGGCCCGCAGTTCTGGGTCATCGCCTGCTGTGCCCTGGCCATCGCGATCGGCACTTACACCGGCGGTTGGCGCATCATCCTCACCATGGGTCGCGGACTCACCGAGATCAAGCCCGCACAGGGCTTCGCGGCCGAGACCAGCACCGCCGCGACCATCCTGGCCTCCAGTCACCTCGGCTTCGCCCTCTCGACCACCCAGGTGGCCTCGGGGTCGGTCATCGGGTCCGGCCTCGGCCGACGCGGCTCCACGGTGCGGTGGGGCATGGCCGGGCAGATCGCCCTCGGCTGGTTGCTCACGCTGCCGGCCTCCGCCATCATGGGCGCGTTCGCGGCCGGGCTGGCATTGCTCGGCCCGATCGGCATCGTTCTCGACGTCGTGATCGGCACGATCGTGGTCTACGTGCTGTTCCGTTGGTCCAAGCGCGACCGGGTATCGCACGACAACCTGCACGACATCGATGATGCCGGCCACGTGGTGAAGATCAAGAAGACCCCCCGCAAGCCGTCCCGCAAGGACCGACAGAAGGTTGCACTGTGATCGACTGGGCCGCTTTCCTCGTAGTAGCCGCGGCCTCGCTGGTCTCGTCGGCGATCGTCGTCTCGCTCTATTCCCTTGGCCTGCGGATGCTCACCACGGCTGGCCGCATCCCCACCGTCGAGCCCGCCGAATTCACCGGCGCCATCACCGTGCTGAGCCCGGCCCGCGCCGCCAAGGACGCCAAGCGTGCCAAGAAGGCCCGCAAGGCCAACCCGCTCACGGACGGACAGAAGCGCCTCGCCCAGTACGCCGGCTACCTCTGCTTCGCGGTGTGCGGCCTGATCGTGCTCTACGGCGTCTACCTGATCGTGCCCGCCCTGCACAAGTAACCTGCCCCCAGTTCCGCGAACCGTGAGTTAAGCCCCACAAAACGCGTTGCGACGGTGCTTAACTCACGGTTCGCGAACATCAGTCGCGATCGACCGCCCCTGGGCCGGCGTACGCATGAATGCCGGTGCGCGGGGGCGACTGCTTGCCTGTGTGCGGATGCGCAGATAGAGGATGCAAGGGGGCACGGACGCACGGGTGCGCGGATGCGCGGGTGCGCGGGTGCGCGGGTGCAGGGATGCGCGGATGCGCGGGTGCGGGTGTGCGCCGGTGCGCGGGTGCGCGGGTGCGCGGGTGAAGGGATGGGCGGGTGCGCGGGTGAAGGGATGGGCGGGTGCGCGGGTCTAGGGATGCGCGGATGCAGAGATGCGCGGGTCTAGGGATGCGCGGATGTGCGGGTTCGGGCGGAGGGTCCCGCGGTCGCGACCGTGGCCCGCGGGGAGTCTCCGCGGCCCGTGCGCGCCCAGCGTCTTCCGCGAACTGTGAGAAAAGCCCCGAAAAACGCGGGAGTTCGGGGCTTAGCTCACAGTTCGCGGGTGGGGCGAGGGGTTTTAGGCCGTGCGGCGGAGGCGCGTGATCCAGGTCATCAGGTGGTAGATCACGATGGCGGCCAGGGTGCCCAGCGCGATGCCGTTGAACGTGAGAGTGCCGGCGCTGAAGGTGTAGTCGGCGATGCCGATGATCAGCGCGGTCGCGGCCGTGAACTGGTTGACCGGCTTGCTGAAGTCCACCTTGTTGTCGAGCCAGATCTTCACGCCGATGACCCCGATGAGGCCGTAGAGGGCCGTCGTGACGCCGCCGAGCACGCCCGCAGGGATGGTGCTGATGACGGCGCCGACCTTGGGGGAGAGGCCGAGCAGCACAGCGGTGATGCCGGCGACCCAGTACGCGGCCGTGGAGTAGATGCGGGTGGCGGCCATCACGCCGATATTCTCACCGTAGGTGGTGGTGCCCGAGCCGCCGCCGAAGCCGGCCAGCACGGTGGCCAGGCCGTCGGCGAGCAGCGCCCGGCCGGTGAGTTTGTTGACCGAACTGTCGGTCATCTGTGCGACGCCGCGGATGTGGCCGACGTTCTCGGCGATGAGCACCAGCACTACGGGCAGGAAGGCCGGCAGGATCGCCCAGACGGCGGGGTTCTCGAACGGGTTGGTCGGCAGGGTCAGTGGCGGCAGGCCCACCCAGGCGGCGTCGCCGACCTTGCTGAAGTCCACTTCGCCCTGGATGAGCGCGGCGACGTAGCCCACGATGACGCCCAGAAAGATCGACAGGCGGCCGAGGATGCCCCGGAACAGGACCGTGCTGAGGATGACGGCGGCGAGGGTGATCACGGCGGTGAGCGGTGCGTCGCTGAAGTTCGCCTTGGCGACCGGCGCCAGGTTGAAACCGATCAACGCGACGATGGCGCCGGAGACCACGGGCGGCATCAGCGTATCGATCCAGCCGGAGCCGGCGACCTGCACGATGGCGCCGACCACGGCCAGCAGCACACCGACCGCAAGGATGCCGAACAGCGCGCTACCCATGCCAGCCGTGGCGACGGCGGCCGTGATCGGGGCGATGAACGCGAACGACGAACCCAGGTAGGACGGCAGCTTGTTGCGGGTGATCAGCAGGAACAGGAGCGTTCCGATACCGGAGAACAGGATGGTGGTGCTCGGCGGGAAGCCCGTGATCAGCGGCACCAGGAAGGTGGCACCGAACATCGCCACCACGTGCTGAGCGCCGATGCCGATCGTGATGGGCCAGTTGAGACGTTCGCCCGGGGCCACGACATCGGTCGCGCCGACAGTCTTACCGTCGCCGTGCAGGGTCCAGGGCAGTGCCATTCGAGTCTCGTTTCTGTTCAAACCGGTCGGCCGCATCCGGGCGGCCCTAGCTGAGCGTAGTGCTCCTCCGAGCGCGTCATCGAGTTGGGCTCGGTGTCAGGGGAGCGGAATAGGATCACCCCATGACCTCCCCTGCCGGCACCCGCGCCCACGATCCCCTCGAGGTCACGGTCTCCGGCGGCACGGTGCGGGGTGTGCGAGAACGCGGCATCCGGGCTTGGCGCGGCATCCCCTATGCAGCGGCTCCGGTGGGCGCGCTGCGGTTCCGGTCGCCGGCACCGGTACAGCCGTGGTCGGGAGTGCGCGCTGCGGCCGAGTTCGGCCCGGTCGCCACCCAGAGCCACAAGGGCCAGTTCATCGGCGCGCACCCGCGTATCCCGCAGAGCGAGGACTGCCTGAACCTCAACGTGATCGCCCCCGATGAACCTGCCGACGGGGAGGCGCTCCGCCCGGTGATGGTGTTCGTGCACGGCGGCGCGTACAGCGTGGGGTCCTCGCGGGAGAATCCCCGCCAGGGCGAGGGGCTGGTGCGCCGCGGCGGCATCGTTTATGTGGGCATCAACTACCGGTTGGGGGCGCTGGGCTACCTCGACTTCACCCGTTACTCCACCCCCGAGCGCCCGTTCGAGAGCAACCTGGGGCTGCGCGACCAGGTGGCAGCGCTCGCCTGGGTGCGCGCCAACATCCGCCTTTTCGGCGGCGACCCGGATGCGGTGACCCTGTTCGGCGAATCGGCCGGCGGCAACGCGGTGACCACCCTGATGACCGTTCCGGCGGCCGCCGGGCTGTTCCAGCGGGCCATCGCGCAGAGCGCCCCGCCCAACGCGGTGTACCCGCCGGAGCTCACCGGCGAGTGGGCGGCGAGCTTCGTTCGGATCCTCGCCGACCAGACCTCCTCGGCCCCGGACGTTGCGGCCCGGGTGCACCCGGCCGCACAGCGTTTCACCGACCAGCAACCAGCAGCCCAGCACGATGCCGTCAGCCAGCTCGATGCCGTCAGCCAGCACAGTGCAGGCGCCGACCATGCAGCCGCAGAGCGCCCCGGCGACACGACGCCGGCAGAACCGCCCATCCTCTCCGGCCTCACCAATGCCGAGGCCGTACGACTGCTGCTCGAAGCCGAGCCGGCCCGCCTCGCCGGGGCCACGACCACCCTCACGGTGCGCTCGCCCGATCTGTACCCGGGTACGATCCCGCTCTGCCCGGTCATCGACGGCGACTTCCTGCCGGAGCGGCCGCTCGACGCCTTCCGCGACGGCCGGGCCCACCGCATCCCGCTCATCATCGGCACGAACGAGCGGGAGGGCTCCCTGTTCAGCGGTCGTATCGACATCCTGGCATCGACGCCGTTGCGCATGCGGGCGGTCTTCGCGAACACCAAGAAGAAGGCCAGGAAGGCGCTCAAGGCGCAGTACCCCGGCATTCCCGCTCCGCGTGCCGCGCTCGACTTCGGCGGCGACTACTCGTTCTGGTACCCCAGCGTCAAGGTGGCCGAGCGACACTCCCGGTACGCGCCCGTGCACTTCTACCGGTTCGACGCCGCACCCAGGCTGCTGCGCCGGATGGGCCTTGACGCCACCCACGGCCTGGAGCTCTTCCCCCTGTTCGACCGGCTCGACGGCTGGTTCGGCCGGGGCATGACGGTTCTCGGCGGACGGCGGGCGTTCAAGGCCATCGGTGCGCGCATGCAGGTCTGGTGGCTCGGCTTCGCCCGAACGGGTACGCCGGATGCCGGCTGGCCGGCGTACACCGAAGCCGATCGGTTGACGCTCATCATCGACACCCGGGACCGGGTGGTGTCGGATCCGCACGCCGAACGGCGGGTCGCCTGGGGAGCCTTCGTACCGCACGTTTGACCAGGCCAGTTGGGTTGATTTCCACCCGCGGTGACCCTCGTCGTAGACTGAGTCGTTTGGCGCGCCGCCGACCGTCTATCTGGAGAGCATCATTTCCGCATCAGAGCACCAGACCACAGCCTCCGCATCCACCACACCCGGCGCTGAGCCCACCGGCCCGGCCGCCTCGGGCACCGGCCCGACAGGCACGGGGCCGACAGGTACCGAGCCCACAGGCACCGGGCCGATGTCGGCGATCAACCGGTACTTCGAGATCACCCGGCGCGGATCTTCCTGGGCTCGTGAGGTGCGCGGCGGCCTGGTGACCTTCGTCACCATGGCGTACATCGTCATCCTCAACCCGCTCATCCTCGGTGGCTTCAGCGCCGACCAGGCCGCGGTGGACGTGGCCGGCAACTGGCTGCCCAACGGCCAGGTAGCTGCGGTCACCGCCCTGACCGCCGGCGTCATGACGATTCTGTTCGGCATCATCGCGCGCCTGCCTTTCGGGTTCGCAGCGGGCCTCGGCATCAACTCGTTCCTCGCCGTCAGCGTCGTGGGCCAGGTCACCTGGCCCGAGGCCATGGGCCTGGTCGTCATCAACGGCCTCATCATCGTGCTGCTGGCCTCCACGGGCCTGCGCGAGATGATCTTCACGGCCGTGCCGCGCCAGCTCAAGATCGCCATCACCGTGGGCATCGGCCTGTTCATCGCGTTCATCGGCCTGGTCGACTCCGGTTTCGTGCGCGCAAGCGGCGTCGCCTCCCCGCCCGTTCAGCTCGGTGAGGCCGGCTCGGTCGCCAGCCTGCCGACCGCCGTGTTCGTGATCGGGCTGCTGCTCATCGGCGTGCTCGTGGCCCGCAAAGTCAAGGGTGCCCTGCTGATCGGCATCGTCGGCACCACGGTTCTCGCGGTCATCCTCGAGGCCATCTTCAAGGTCGGCCCGTCGCTCGGCACCAACCCCGCCGGCTGGAACCTCAACGCTCCCGTCCTTCCGACGAGCATCGTCGCGCTGCCCGATCTCTCCCTCGTCGGCGAGGTGAGCTTCGGCGCCTTCGAGCGCATCGGCGTGCTCGCGGCCGTGATGCTCGTCTTCACGCTCGTGTTCACCAACTTCTTCGACGCCATGGGCACGATGACCGGGCTCTCCAACGAGGCCGGCCTGGCCGACACGAACGGCAACTTCCCGCGCCTCAAGTCCGCCCTGATCGTCGAGGGTGTCGGCGCGGTCGTCGGCGGGGCCACCTCGTCCTCGTCCAACACGGTCTTCATCGAATCCGGTGCCGGCATCGGCGAGGGCGCCCGCACGGGCTTCGCCAACATCGTCACGGGGCTTTTGTTCCTCGCGGCGATGTTCTTCACCCCGCTCACCCAGATCGTGCCGCTCGAGGTGGCCGCTGCCGCCCTCGTCATCGTGGGCGCCATGATGGTCTCGCAGATCCGGTTCATCGACTTCTCCGAGTTCTCCATCGTGTTACCGGTGTTCCTCACCATCATCGTGATGCCGCTGAGCTACTCGATCGCCAATGGCATCGGCGCCGGTTTCATCAGCTGGGTCATCGTGCGTTCGCTCTCGGGCAAGGCCCGCGAGATCAGCCCGCTGCTCTGGATCGTCGCTGTCGGCTTCCTGGTCTTCTTCGTGCGCGGCCCCATCGAGGTGTTCTTCGGCGTCTAGCCGCACCTCTGGATGTGCTGCGTTTTCTTGCAACGAGCCGGGCAGGAGCAGCGCTTCGCTGCGCCTGGCGGGCGAAATGTGCGGCTGGGGTGTGGGGTGGTTGTGCCGCGATAGAGTGAATCGGTTATGAGCCACAAGCTCGTCCCCGACGGCAATGGAGCCAGCGTGCACACCACCCCCAGCAACCTGTCCACGATCACCGATTCAACACTCAGCCCGACACCTACCCACCCCGCTCGCCCCTCGTCGGCAGTGCCGCCGGCCTCTGAGCAGGACGCAGCACCGGAAGGCACCCCCCTCATCGACTCGAACAGCCCCGCCCCCGCTGTGACCGACAGCGCCGAAGCCACCCCCGGCTTCCGGATCGAACGCGACTCGCTCGGCCGGGTCGAGGTGCCCGCCGAGGCTTACTGGGGAGTGCACACCAAGCGTGCGCTGGAGAACTTCCCCATCGCCAAGCGCCCGATCTCGGTGTACCCGGACTTCGTGGTGGCCCTCGCCTCCGTGAAGCAGGCCTGCGCCCGCGCCAACGCGGAGGTCGGCGCCCTCAGCCAGGAACGGGCCGACTGGATCGACGCCGCCTGCCAGGAGATCATCGAGGGCAAGCACCACGACCAGTTCGTCGTGGGCGTCATGCAGGGTGGAGCCGGGACCTCCACCAACATGAACGCCAACGAGGTCATCTGCAATCTCGCCCTCGAGAACGCCGGCTACGGCCGCGGCCGGTACGACATCCTCAGCCCCATCGACCATGTCAACCGCAGCCAGTCGACGAACGACACCTACCCCACAGCGATCAAGATCGCACTGGCCTTCTTCCTCAAGCACCTGCTGCGTGAACTCAAGGCTCTGCAGGGCTCCTTCTCGGTCAAGGCCGAGGAGTTCGGCCAGATCCTCAAGGTGGGCCGCACCCAGATGCAGGACGCCGTGCCGATGACCCTCGGCCAGGAGTTCCACGGCTTCGCCACCACCCTCGGCGAGGACTACGACAGGCTCACGGAGACCATCTGGCTGCTCGCCGAGATCAACCTGGGCGCCACCGCGATCGGCACCGGGATCACGGCCG
It encodes the following:
- a CDS encoding 8-oxo-dGTP diphosphatase codes for the protein MTDLPEVCVCYLTRLSDSGAPQVLLGRKKKGLGLGNIVGLGGKLEPGESALDAAVREVEEESGLTVSADALTAMGVLTYLFPYKPAWSQRSNVFVTDRFSGTPRESDELNPVWFTIADLPVDEMWDDARHWLPGVLAGVSVEATFTFGEDLATVITRG
- a CDS encoding NCS2 family permease, with amino-acid sequence MSAINRYFEITRRGSSWAREVRGGLVTFVTMAYIVILNPLILGGFSADQAAVDVAGNWLPNGQVAAVTALTAGVMTILFGIIARLPFGFAAGLGINSFLAVSVVGQVTWPEAMGLVVINGLIIVLLASTGLREMIFTAVPRQLKIAITVGIGLFIAFIGLVDSGFVRASGVASPPVQLGEAGSVASLPTAVFVIGLLLIGVLVARKVKGALLIGIVGTTVLAVILEAIFKVGPSLGTNPAGWNLNAPVLPTSIVALPDLSLVGEVSFGAFERIGVLAAVMLVFTLVFTNFFDAMGTMTGLSNEAGLADTNGNFPRLKSALIVEGVGAVVGGATSSSSNTVFIESGAGIGEGARTGFANIVTGLLFLAAMFFTPLTQIVPLEVAAAALVIVGAMMVSQIRFIDFSEFSIVLPVFLTIIVMPLSYSIANGIGAGFISWVIVRSLSGKAREISPLLWIVAVGFLVFFVRGPIEVFFGV
- a CDS encoding carboxylesterase/lipase family protein; amino-acid sequence: MTSPAGTRAHDPLEVTVSGGTVRGVRERGIRAWRGIPYAAAPVGALRFRSPAPVQPWSGVRAAAEFGPVATQSHKGQFIGAHPRIPQSEDCLNLNVIAPDEPADGEALRPVMVFVHGGAYSVGSSRENPRQGEGLVRRGGIVYVGINYRLGALGYLDFTRYSTPERPFESNLGLRDQVAALAWVRANIRLFGGDPDAVTLFGESAGGNAVTTLMTVPAAAGLFQRAIAQSAPPNAVYPPELTGEWAASFVRILADQTSSAPDVAARVHPAAQRFTDQQPAAQHDAVSQLDAVSQHSAGADHAAAERPGDTTPAEPPILSGLTNAEAVRLLLEAEPARLAGATTTLTVRSPDLYPGTIPLCPVIDGDFLPERPLDAFRDGRAHRIPLIIGTNEREGSLFSGRIDILASTPLRMRAVFANTKKKARKALKAQYPGIPAPRAALDFGGDYSFWYPSVKVAERHSRYAPVHFYRFDAAPRLLRRMGLDATHGLELFPLFDRLDGWFGRGMTVLGGRRAFKAIGARMQVWWLGFARTGTPDAGWPAYTEADRLTLIIDTRDRVVSDPHAERRVAWGAFVPHV
- a CDS encoding aspartate ammonia-lyase → MSHKLVPDGNGASVHTTPSNLSTITDSTLSPTPTHPARPSSAVPPASEQDAAPEGTPLIDSNSPAPAVTDSAEATPGFRIERDSLGRVEVPAEAYWGVHTKRALENFPIAKRPISVYPDFVVALASVKQACARANAEVGALSQERADWIDAACQEIIEGKHHDQFVVGVMQGGAGTSTNMNANEVICNLALENAGYGRGRYDILSPIDHVNRSQSTNDTYPTAIKIALAFFLKHLLRELKALQGSFSVKAEEFGQILKVGRTQMQDAVPMTLGQEFHGFATTLGEDYDRLTETIWLLAEINLGATAIGTGITADPGYAAAAIRHLNVITGLNLEAAPDLIESTSDAGSFMSFSGNLKRSAIKLSKICNDLRLLSSGPQAGFGEINLPPRQAGSSIMPGKVNPVIPEVVNQVAFAVAGADVTVTMAAEGGQLQLNAFEPVIAHYLFQSLTWMTQAMWTLRVNCIDGITANEDRLAAMVGSSVGVITALIPHIGYAAAAALAQTALLTGRNVADLVVEANLMTREDVMRELEPARLSGMEPDTGTSSIPIIE
- a CDS encoding uracil-xanthine permease family protein, translated to MALPWTLHGDGKTVGATDVVAPGERLNWPITIGIGAQHVVAMFGATFLVPLITGFPPSTTILFSGIGTLLFLLITRNKLPSYLGSSFAFIAPITAAVATAGMGSALFGILAVGVLLAVVGAIVQVAGSGWIDTLMPPVVSGAIVALIGFNLAPVAKANFSDAPLTAVITLAAVILSTVLFRGILGRLSIFLGVIVGYVAALIQGEVDFSKVGDAAWVGLPPLTLPTNPFENPAVWAILPAFLPVVLVLIAENVGHIRGVAQMTDSSVNKLTGRALLADGLATVLAGFGGGSGTTTYGENIGVMAATRIYSTAAYWVAGITAVLLGLSPKVGAVISTIPAGVLGGVTTALYGLIGVIGVKIWLDNKVDFSKPVNQFTAATALIIGIADYTFSAGTLTFNGIALGTLAAIVIYHLMTWITRLRRTA
- a CDS encoding peptidase; this translates as MIDWAAFLVVAAASLVSSAIVVSLYSLGLRMLTTAGRIPTVEPAEFTGAITVLSPARAAKDAKRAKKARKANPLTDGQKRLAQYAGYLCFAVCGLIVLYGVYLIVPALHK
- a CDS encoding inorganic phosphate transporter: MDLTLIVALVIALALIFDFTNGFHDTANAMATPIATGAMKPKVAVGVAAVLNLVGAFLSTEVAKTVSGGIIKEGDGGIQITPEMIFAGLIGAIVWNLITWLRGLPSSSSHALFGGLIGATIIGVGAQAVAYDVVLAKVILPALIAPITVGIVAFIATRLAYAITRRDVGKPDGRGGFRYAQIFSSSLVALSHGTNDAQKTMGVITLTLIAGGYQAVGSGPQFWVIACCALAIAIGTYTGGWRIILTMGRGLTEIKPAQGFAAETSTAATILASSHLGFALSTTQVASGSVIGSGLGRRGSTVRWGMAGQIALGWLLTLPASAIMGAFAAGLALLGPIGIVLDVVIGTIVVYVLFRWSKRDRVSHDNLHDIDDAGHVVKIKKTPRKPSRKDRQKVAL